A genomic region of Prionailurus bengalensis isolate Pbe53 chromosome D1, Fcat_Pben_1.1_paternal_pri, whole genome shotgun sequence contains the following coding sequences:
- the PANX3 gene encoding pannexin-3 — MSLAHTAAEYMLSDALLPDRRGPRLKGLHLELPLDRMVKFIAVGFPLLLMSLAFAQEFSSGPPIRCFSPSNFSIRQAAYVDGSCWDSLIHHEQDELGQNKMKSLWPHKALPYSLLALAVVMYLPVLLWQYAAQPALSSDLLFIISELDKSYNRSIRLVQHMLKIRQKSSDPHVFWDELEKARKERYFEFPLLERYLACKQRSHSLVATYLLRNSLLLLFTSAIYLYLGHFHLDVFFQEEFSCSIKTGLLSDETHVPHLITCRLTSLSILQIVSLSSLTIYTLLVPVIIYNLTRLCRWDKRLLSIYEMLPAFDLLSRKMLGCPINDLNVILLFLRANISELNSFSWLSVLCVLKDTTTQKHNIDTVVDFMTLLAGLEPTKPKHLTQRVCDENP, encoded by the exons ATGTCACTCGCACACACAGCTGCAGAGTACATGCTATCAGATGCCCTGCTGCCCGACCGTAGGGGACCCCGCCTCAAAGGACTGCACCTGGAACTTCCCCTGGACCGCATGGTCAAGTTCATAGCTGTGGGCTTCCCCTTGTTGCTGATGTCCCTAGCATTTGCCCAGGAGTTCTCTTCCG GGCCCCCCATCCGATGCTTCTCTCCCAGTAACTTCAGCATCCGGCAGGCCGCCTACGTGGACGGTTCCTGCTGGGACTCACTTATTCACCACGAACAGGATGAGCTTGGCCAGAACAAGATGAAATCCCTGTGGCCTCACAAG GCCCTGCCCTACTCCCTGCTGGCCTTGGCTGTGGTCATGTACCTGCCTGTTCTGCTGTGGCAGTATGCAGCCCAGCCGGCCCTCAGCTCGGATCTGCTCTTCATCATCAGTGAACTGGACAAATCCTACAATCGTTCCATCCGCCTGGTGCAGCACATGTTGAAGATCCGGCAGAAAAGCTCAGACCCCCATGTTTTCTGGGATGAGCTGGAGAA GGCTCGGAAAGAACGATACTTTGAATTCCCCTTGCTAGAGCGGTACCTGGCCTGTAAGCAGCGCTCACATTCCCTGGTGGCCACCTACCTCCTGAGGAActccctcctgctcctcttcACCTCAGCCATCTACCTGTACCTTGGCCACttccacctggatgtcttcttccaAGAGGAATTCAGCTGTTCCATCAAGACAGGCCTCCTAAGTGATGAGACCCACGTGCCCCATCTGATCACATGCAGGCTGACCTCTCTGTCCATTTTGCAAATTGTTAGTCTCTCCAGTTTAACAATATACACCCTATTGGTTCCAGTGATAATATACAACCTCACACGACTATGTCGGTGGGACAAACGGCTCCTATCCATCTATGAGATGCTGCCAGCTTTCGATCTCCTCAGCAGAAAGATGCTGGGATGCCCCATCAATGATCTCAATGTGATCCTCCTTTTCCTCCGAGCCAACATCTCTGAACTCAACTCttttagttggttgagtgtcttaTGTGTTTTGAAGGACACGACCACCCAGAAGCACAACATTGACACAGTGGTCGATTTCATGACATTATTGGCTGGCTTAGAACCCACAAAACCTAAACATCTCACCCAAAGGGTGTGTGATGAAAATCCCTAG